One Phalacrocorax carbo chromosome 12, bPhaCar2.1, whole genome shotgun sequence genomic window carries:
- the LOC104041187 gene encoding annexin A8-like protein 1 isoform X1 has protein sequence MAWWKAWSEAEGRSVTGALNFDPAPDAQTLYKAMKGLGTDEQAIIDVLTKRSNMQRQQIAKSFKGQFGKDLIDSLKSELSGNFERLIVALMYSPFKYDAKELHDAMQGIGTSEDVIIEILASRTKAQIKEIIKAYKEEYGSDLEEDIKSETSGYLEQILVCLLQGERDNATLYVDTALALQDAETLYAAGEKIRGTDEIKFITILCTRSATHLLKVFEEYQKLAGKSIEDSIKSETRGSLEDAMLAIVKCTRNVRCYFAERLYHALKGAGTHDGTLIRVIVSRSEVDLNLIKVEFKHIAGKSLSSMILDDTSGDYKTALLNLCGGD, from the exons ATGGCATGGTGGAAGGCCTGG agtgaAGCAGAGGGCAGGTCCGTGACAGGTGCTTTAAACTTTGATCCTGCACCTGATGCTCAGACTCTGTACAAGGCCATGAAGGGGCTTG GGACCGACGAACAAGCTATAATTGATGTCCTGACCAAGAGGAGCAATATGCAACGTCAACAGATTGCCAAATCCTTCAAAGGACAGTTTGGAAAG GATCTGATTGACAGCCTGAAGTCTGAACTCAGTGGCAACTTTGAGAGGCTCATTGTCGCTCTCATGTACTCCCCCTTCAAGTATGACGCCAAGGAGCTCCATGATGCCATGCAG GGTATAGGAACAAGTGAAGATGTTATCATAGAGATCCTGGCATCCCGGACAAAAGCGCAGATCAAAGAGATAATCAAGGCGTACAAAGAAG AATATGGTTCTGATCTGGAAGAAGacataaaatcagaaacaagtGGCTACTTGGAACAGATTCTGGTTTGCCTTCTTCAG GGTGAGAGGGACAATGCCACTCTCTACGTGGACACAGCACTGGCTCTCCAGGATGCAGAG ACTCTCTATGCTGCTGGGGAGAAGATACGGGGCACGGACGAGATAAAGTTCATCACCATCTTGTGCACAAGAAGTGCCACACACTTGCTGAAAG TGTTTGAAGAATACCAGAAACTGGCCGGTAAGAGCATAGAAGACTCTATCAAGAGCGAAACTCGTGGTTCACTTGAGGATGCCATGCTGGCCATTG TGAAATGCACCAGGAATGTCCGTTGCTACTTTGCAGAGAGGCTGTACCATGCCTTAAAG GGGGCTGGCACCCATGATGGGACTCTTATAAGGGTGATCGTTTCTCGAAGTGAAGTTGACTTAAATCTTATAAAGGTTGAATTCAAGCATATTGCAGGAAAGTCTCTCTCCAGTATGATTCTG GATGACACCAGCGGTGATTACAAGACAGCCTTGCTGAATCTCTGCGGCGGTGACTGA
- the LOC104041187 gene encoding annexin A8-like protein 1 isoform X2 produces MKGLGTDEQAIIDVLTKRSNMQRQQIAKSFKGQFGKDLIDSLKSELSGNFERLIVALMYSPFKYDAKELHDAMQGIGTSEDVIIEILASRTKAQIKEIIKAYKEEYGSDLEEDIKSETSGYLEQILVCLLQGERDNATLYVDTALALQDAETLYAAGEKIRGTDEIKFITILCTRSATHLLKVFEEYQKLAGKSIEDSIKSETRGSLEDAMLAIVKCTRNVRCYFAERLYHALKGAGTHDGTLIRVIVSRSEVDLNLIKVEFKHIAGKSLSSMILDDTSGDYKTALLNLCGGD; encoded by the exons ATGAAGGGGCTTG GGACCGACGAACAAGCTATAATTGATGTCCTGACCAAGAGGAGCAATATGCAACGTCAACAGATTGCCAAATCCTTCAAAGGACAGTTTGGAAAG GATCTGATTGACAGCCTGAAGTCTGAACTCAGTGGCAACTTTGAGAGGCTCATTGTCGCTCTCATGTACTCCCCCTTCAAGTATGACGCCAAGGAGCTCCATGATGCCATGCAG GGTATAGGAACAAGTGAAGATGTTATCATAGAGATCCTGGCATCCCGGACAAAAGCGCAGATCAAAGAGATAATCAAGGCGTACAAAGAAG AATATGGTTCTGATCTGGAAGAAGacataaaatcagaaacaagtGGCTACTTGGAACAGATTCTGGTTTGCCTTCTTCAG GGTGAGAGGGACAATGCCACTCTCTACGTGGACACAGCACTGGCTCTCCAGGATGCAGAG ACTCTCTATGCTGCTGGGGAGAAGATACGGGGCACGGACGAGATAAAGTTCATCACCATCTTGTGCACAAGAAGTGCCACACACTTGCTGAAAG TGTTTGAAGAATACCAGAAACTGGCCGGTAAGAGCATAGAAGACTCTATCAAGAGCGAAACTCGTGGTTCACTTGAGGATGCCATGCTGGCCATTG TGAAATGCACCAGGAATGTCCGTTGCTACTTTGCAGAGAGGCTGTACCATGCCTTAAAG GGGGCTGGCACCCATGATGGGACTCTTATAAGGGTGATCGTTTCTCGAAGTGAAGTTGACTTAAATCTTATAAAGGTTGAATTCAAGCATATTGCAGGAAAGTCTCTCTCCAGTATGATTCTG GATGACACCAGCGGTGATTACAAGACAGCCTTGCTGAATCTCTGCGGCGGTGACTGA